From the Anguilla rostrata isolate EN2019 chromosome 12, ASM1855537v3, whole genome shotgun sequence genome, the window ATATTCTCACCGGCTAGCATTCTGTATCTGTGGTTGTGGCATGCCATTAGAGTTGGCCGGCCAATTTCAAGGAATTTGTATCATAGGGAAGTGTGGCCCTTGTCAGACCGAAGGAtggtttactgtgctgacagtgagTCAGAAGGGAGTAATAGGGGCTgagctcagttgcaaaacattcCATTGAATCAGCATCATATAAATCTTAGTTTCCctataatacagtgtaatcatttggtattgtattgttggaaagccaatGTCACGGAGAATAAGTTGGTGTCTCAGCTGCAAAGGTTATCAGGTTTTGGGACGCTGACAGACACAGTGTAAGCAGGATCAttgatgtactgttttgttatgattgtgtttttttatttgatgattGGGGTTTTCCTTTGATCTTTGAGTATATATTGGGAAAAATGCAATGGTTCAGGAAGACTCGTCAACACGGTTTCCTGCACATCATATGCAAATAACCATCTAACGATGCACGCACTTTTGCACAATTTTATAGTGCCATTATTGAACACACCTTACAATAAACCGCATTCACTTCACCCTGGTATTCCTCTTTGAATCTTAACccctgcacacctagcagttttaaggtcctaccATACAAACAGAAATCGGGATATCTGCACCCCataaacactcatacacaaggGTCGTAGCAAGATGCAGTACCTAATTGTATCTATGCAGGgtacacaagccagaggcacgtccgcgtctaccaagatagatagATGTCCATATAGAGCTACACTGCTGACAGAAAGCAGTGTCCTTCTTCTATGTAAAccttagcacagaggaaaggttaaaacattattttggagtcagataactgTGATATAATTAAATGAATCTCTGTCCAGTAGCACCAGGTAAGACTACGTGCGCTCCTTCGCCACTCAGACACTTCTGCTGtgtggtgtatctgaggggttctTACTGTATGActgcgtatgtgcgtgtttgtgtgtgtatgtgcctgtctgcgtgtgtgtgcgcgcgcacaaataaaaaactggttATTCAGTGTagttaaaaaacacttttattgaTAAATATGACATACAAAGGCTTGAAAACTTAAATAATTAACATCAAGTGCGATGAAGTGGTGATCACCGAGCGTTTTGGTGCTGTCGCAGAGAGAAAGCAGATAGTCAAATGTCCCATGAGTCACCATCATGTGACAGAAACTACAGAAGTTCAAATGGCCGATTCACAGAATCGATCCCAAAATAGATCTACCAGCTCCTTGTTTTATAGCTAAACTCCTACACGGGATTTCATTGGAACTCTGACATGCATTTTTGATCTTACGTACATGTCACAATGAATGTGCCATGTTAATTTGGCTATTTATGGTGTTACGTTTTGACTTGTGAAAGGTTAACAGGAGAACATACTGTACTGAGAAAGCAGCTAGccataaaatgctaaaatgattGATGATATGAttgatttttataaaatgtatacaacTCCCGCATCTATACAACAACTTAAgtcaaaatgcattaattagCAAAATGAGTAGACttaaaaacagaatgtttaTAAGTCTTTGTTGTTTAGGGTTAGGCTAAGCCCTTGTCATTTGCTTTGCTTGCCCTCACACATTAAAATCATGGAGATTTCGGAGGTGAAACATAATTGATTAGCTGAGTGTCcgttttccccatttttctaGCTTGTGTTTCAGTTTTACTGCCCTTGCCGATTTCAAATCGGTATCAgctggaacaggaagtgaggttgGATTGCCTTCTAGTGCCCTTCACATCCTTCTCATGGCATTTAGGCATAAGTCTATTTCCCACTTGCATCACAGTCTCCAAAGCTCAGGTGAAAATTCCTAAAGTATATTTTGAGGCGTATTTTAATGTGTATCTCAGTTGTCTCCCACATATTTCTAACGCCAAGTGTCCTTTAAGTTAGCTCCGAGTTAGCTCTGTCTTAGCACTGAGTTATCACTGAGTTATCTCTGTCTTAGCACTGAGTTATCTCTGAATTAGCTCTGTCTTAGCACTGAGTTATCTCTGAGTTAGCTGTGTCTTAGCTCTGAGTTATCTCTGAGTTAGCTCTGTCTTAGCTCTGAGTTATCTCTGAGTTAGCTCTGTCTTAGCTCTGAGTTTTCTCTGAGTTAGCTCAGAGTTAGCTTTGTGATAATTCTGAGTTAGCTTTCCGCCTTTCAGAGGGCTTTTTGTGGCAGCCAGAGGTCAGAACGTCACTGACGTCACATGACAGTGACACATAAGACCAGCATTTCACTACAATTACACAGAAGTGATATAACTGTTCACCCAAAGGTCAACTCCACATCTCGcagtgagagggacagagcatTCACACTGCTTTCTAGTACTCCACACACAAGGGGTAGCTGTGGTACAGATATCAAGAGTGGGTCAGACTCATTTGAGGATATTTGAGGTATGTGACAAACAAACGATGTGTCTCTATGCACTAGATCTCCCCCATTGTGGGGACTGGTCTTTCTTAAGTAGCTGTCTGGGATACAGGTAACTGAGAATGAAGGAAGCTGGTCACTGTGATCAGCTGTGGGATAGCTGGACACTGAGTGTTCTTTAGTGGGCAGAGGTGTGACAGACTGACACCAGAGACATAGTCCTTTTCCCTGGCACACACAGCTGAACTGACTGGGCCGGTACCCCACAGTGATTGCTATGCTGGTGTCTGTTTCACCAGTGATTCCTTCGctgggtttctctctctcgaCTTCCTGCACAACCACAAAGGACGGCCTTTGGCTGCGGTATCCATCCCCAGTCTCCACCGCCTCCACGGGGAGAAGCTCACAGTCTTCCTTCCGCATGTCACTGTACCGAATCCCACATCCCAGGCCCAAGCCACTGTCCTCCTTCTGAGGGGAGTCTCCTCCATGGTTCCTcccgtccagcagggggcgctcctCAGACGcccgcctgctgctgctgctgctgtcgctGTCGCCGTCAGTTTCCCCGAGGCTCCCACAACCACTGTCTTCCTGTTTCCGCCCATcgcctccatccccctctccgcCTCCGCCCTTCTCCGATGGGGACTGGTCCACGCTAACCCCGCTGTCCATGCTGCCCCTCCTCATctgtccttcctcttcctccatcaCCTTCCGTTTCACTCCCTGCTCTCCGCTCTTCTTCTGGCTAATCAGGAACCACCCCTGGTCCGTCACCTTCTCCACGGGGACATCACCCAAGATCAGGGGGTGCCAGGCACTGCGGGGGGATTTCTGAAGGACAGAAAGGACACTTCACATTGACTGCTATGATATAGAcctgaataaaatatgcattagtCCTTGAACcagaaatttcacattttatccaCAAGCAcagtttcaacaaaaataacTCATCACAGTGTTTATGAAGGGACAAATATTcaattgcattcatttgcaaGTCAAATTAAAGGACAAAAAATCCAAGCAGTAGAAGAGCAGGTGGTGGCCTccttttcagaaacaaaaccaTCATGGGTTTTTTACTTTGTAAGGGAACGAAACAGAAATAATTGCCAATTgtgaaaaaagagaacaaaatttcttcctctttcattcTTGGAATGGTGGCTCAAAATGCCTTTTCACACAATGCACTGTAGTGTGGAAGTATCCTTACAGAAATTGAACatactgaaacatattttaaatgtggatgttttaaaaaatatgataaCAACTATATTTCACAGTGGTGTAATATACATTAACAGTGATACCTTAAAATggtaataatttatatatttgccaatatattGTGTGTAAGTCTTCCAATATATcgataatatatttttcaatatattttcaaatatcttccatttctgtaagggaAGTGAGGCTGTTTGACCTCAGGAAGTAGTGAAGAGTTTGTGGGGTTCGAGGGGCCACTCACCAGGGTGCTGGGCAGTGCCTTGGGCCACCACAGAAAACAGTACAGCAGGAGACTCAACAGGCCTAGCACTCCCACACTGCTCACGGATATGGCCACCACTATGGCTGCCGTGTACCACCCTGCAAGGGAGACAGGAGCGGGTGAGGGGCATGCAGGGTAGTTTACTCCAAAAACACCGGCGCGGCTCTTCAACACCTCTATTCACTCATGTGTCTAAGTCAtaggccaggattcaatcaatattttcacTTCGTTTTCATTCAGGATTAATTGCAAGCACCAATGAATAGTTTAGCAAGGCAAGAAAAATTAGTTTTTGAGAGGAAAAGGAACAAATAAGAGTTAAGGACAAACATTGATTGAATCCTGACTATAACCTGTCTTATTCTTCATTTCAGCAACATTTCAGCAAAAGTGTTACATACTGAATgtacttattatttttttttgcttctcccATTACCTATTAGCATTTCAGTGGCTACATAACTGAAAATGTTGTGTGTGGGAGAAAATTGCTTTTGTTGACAATGTATATTTATGGACAAAGCACAGTGCATTTGGGTACAATAGAGACATTGTTTAGCACAATAAGACACATGGACGGacatttatattacatacaGTCTAAAACTTAAGCTAGTGAactagaaataaatacataagcaCAAGGGGACATTGAAGTGGGGCTCAGTAAAGGCAAACTCCAGAGAGACTGTGGGGTGGGTCATTACCTGGTTGTGGGAGTAGAACGCACTGGTCAGGGGAGCTCACACTTTTGGCTATTCCAGTAAAGTGCTCCACCTCCACATGAACACAGTATTCATGTCCCCATGTCAGGTAGTCAAACTCAACATcgttctcttcttctgtggttctCTCCCACACGAAAGTCTTATTCACCTGCAAGCCCAAAGCCAAACAGTTAGAGCCTATCTACAGCCATGGCATTTCATTCTGAGCTTGACTGCGATTGGCCCAGCCTCTGTATGTGATgactctcagccaatcagcataaAAACCATGatgaatatgataaacagaGGCCTCTGAATCAGTTATCAGGAATCAGGTATTGATGCACAGCCATCAGTAATGTCTTATTATTTCCAGGTGACCTACATggccacagagagagatgcaaaTCATGTCCCATAACTTGTTATAACTAGTGTCTGAAGATGCCGTTTTTATGGGTACCTCATGAATAATTCACAGCCACTGTCCATGACTAATTAGACCAATCAAATTGCTGGTTTAGATGTCACATCTCCCCTTATCACATTTTTCTTACATGAATGCAGACTGAATTGGAGACGAGCAAATACACGCAATCTGCAAGTACTAGTATGAGCTGTATTGCTATCAGTGTTACAGGACGGACTTACCGCGTTGTCCTGCACTTTCTCTTGTAGGTGATACGTATAGAACAGCCTATGAGGGAAGGTATCCTTTAGGGCTTGGCTTCTGTGAACTGTGACTTTAACTGATGTGGAGCTGGAGGACAGGGTGAAGGTAGGGGGCAGCAGCTCACCTTTGACACAGGAAGTAAAAGATTATTTCATTAGTaccccaataataataataaaaaaaataataaagcctgGAAGACAGAAAACCAAGGATGAGTCCTTTCAACAATTATGGAAAGGGTCTGCAAccctagtcctggagagccacgtGATCTTctcatttttgttgttctctgctctttaataaatgaaagcagttgattacacaggtAACCCACTTTACTTGGATACTTGGGTCTGAATTAGGAGATGAAAGCAAAGGTTAGAGAACCCTGAGTAATGGTATAAAAATGCAAGTGAAGAAATACTCTTCAAATACTCACTGTCTTGCCTACAAAACCTTTTGCTTTTTGACCACTGTGACGTCATCTCCCCTTTGACCATTTGAACCCGAGCCCAGTAGAGATCTTTGGAAGTAGTGAAGTAAGTCAGATCGCAGTGGGTTGAAAGCACTTGCTCACAGCCTGGCACAGTGGTCCAATTTGACACTCGGCTGTACCtgaacattaaaacaaacatacatttacCGTTTGCTATTGAGTTAATTTACAGCAGAATTTTAATGGTAGAATAAATCACAAtattacaacatttttaaatgactttctACCTATGGTTTTGAccaaacattgtgtgtgtgtgtgtgcctgggggggggggggggggtatttgaGCCATTCTGAGgtccctgactgacaggggccctcacaACTTTCTTTGGTTGTTGAAATTGACATGAAGAGTATTTTGTTTACCATTAACTAATGAAACAAATgggatatattttttcttggtGTGGCCTAGGGGGGTGAGTCCCATGTGTGAGGTCCTTTCATGGCGCCTCAAAATCCATGACAGCAAACCTATCCCTAACCCTTACAGCACACTGTGGACATAAGGGGATGAAAAAGGGTAACTCCCAGCCCTGTCCTGAATCCCAAATTCTCCTGCCCCAAATTCAATTTTGTATTGGGCCTCCACAAGCTAAGGGCCCTGCGTACAAACACTCACTTCGTAAGCTGGACCTTGTAATAGGCTTCTGATGGGGCCTGGGCAGGGTGAACCCAGACAAGGGTCACTTCACCATCCCGAAGGACCACACTTACATTTCTGGGGCTTTGGAGTTTGTGACCTgggagaagacagagagagagagaaagaatgtcatgtcattcattaaaataagaGACTATGGATCGCCCAGGGGCATGATAGTAATGTTCTCTCAAATCATACCAAGCccgagagacagagtgagggcAACAGCTCTGAACTGAGGAGGACATCAGCCACGTAAACTTGCAAAATCTCATGTGCCCGTCATATGTAAGCACTCCACAGATGATTCTGCAAGACTTGAAATTCtgtccaaaatgtgttttttcacaAGAGAAATACCCCGTGTTCCCCAAACGAGAGCtttgttgtggggggggggttttcccAGAACAGCAGCTTTGCAGTTTCACCTCTCCTGTGTATGGTGACCtcacagaacacagtgtgtgAATGGCAGGGCTGGATCATGGCCCCTaggggccctagtggtcagctcacTCTTTAAACGCCAAGGGGCCTGGGGGCCTTCACACTGTAAGCGATGAGAGGCCCAGGGGCCCTAGTGGTGAGCTCACGTTTTAAACACCaaggggccccggggggcctcacattgtaagcgctgaggggtttctctctctctcacacagttgttataataataattattattagtcatAGTAGTTGCAGTGCTGGTAACAGTTGTTGTAGTTGTAGCTGCAATTAATcagcattttattctttttcagcacacacgcacgcacgcacgcacacgcccacacacacacacacaaaacctttaTCTAATTAAATACAGGGCTTCCAAGAGGCAATCTAACATCAATGCAGTCAGCaatctaaacatttttttctatacACACTATTAGATATGATAAACAGCAGTGCGATTTCCATTTCGTGGGATGAATTAATCATCAAATCCATAGTACACTCTTACCGGGGAAGTAGCGGTGTGGAATATTAGGGGGATTTTCAAAAACCATACTTCGCGGATTTAATTTTGCTGGATAAACGCGATGGAACACAGAAAATTCTTACATCATTCGCCTGCAATTTAAatgagcaagaaaaaaaagatgaaaaaaaccGAGCGCGAGCAGGAATAGCCTATTCAAACGATTCTGCGAAAAGTGATGTATACCCGTAAACGGCATACACATATAACATGCACCGtttgaacattttgtttctgttgctgtgAAGAATGGCATTTGCAAAAATGATTCAGTCgtattttgttccattttaagCACTGAACGCtttataaagataaataaattgtattgtgatgtatttactttttttctgcagtagGTTACAAGCATTTCTCAATACTGAGTTCACTTtccctgtcccagcatgcagctTGGCACGTCATAAATTTTATGGCCAAAATTCAGCAAAACTACTAAAACACTGCATTCATATGTCAAAATCCAATACCAAAACAGAGCTAGTTCTCTCCCAAGAACACTTAAAACACAAtgaacattatatattttttccatttggctGTTGATAATAAAAGTAATGTAGCCTATACATTATGTCTAAATTGCAGTGCCGTCAGAAGCGCTGGCAGAATGCATATCTTACTGGTTGGTTCGCTGAAAAAATCTTGGAATCGATGGCACTGTTGAGCGGTCCAGATTGGGCTGCACTGTCGGGCCAGCCTCTCCCATTGATAGACAATGATTTCTCACATGATCTATTGTAGTAAATCTAATCTCGCCTAAGACTACAGCTCGTGGTCTTCCCTCTGATATATTtctttacaaatgcattacatgtTAGCCACTACTCCATCTCTTCCTGGGTACGGCTTTACATAAAAATCATTCTAAAGAAGCTCTCTTTCCCTATAGTCTATATGAACTTGAAAATGAACTTGAAAATACTAGAGTAGGTCTCCACTTGAGATGGGACTATGGTTGGTCTCACTCACATAACTTCAATTAACAGTTCATATCtacagtttatatatatatatatatatatatatatatatattaggatTTTGAATATGTTTATGTAAATTTATGTCAGGTTTTGAACTGAAATTGAACAGTTTTGAAAAGAATATGTAAACAATTTGCAAAATTGGCTGTAGAGAGAGACTTTGGTCTTTGAATGCATTGTAAGTCagagcaaagaaaaataattcacagtTTGTTCCACAGACTGCTGTTGTACTAACTGTGTGAAGTtttacaattataaaaaaaaactgtaatacgTATGATATACATAAACTATTATATAGTCCATAAAATTACAGTATTTAGTATTTAACTTACTTGCTCCGTATCTCCAAAGTAAGTACAGAAGAACGAAGGTAAAAGTCCATGAATTGTAATCCATCTTTTATTCATAAAAGGAGCATCTTCTGAACTCGCTCCGTCGACGTTCTCGGTCTCTCCCGTGTCCCAGAACAAAAGCACCGGAAGCAgtctgtcacacagcacaggcaccagTCCAAAGGGAGGAATCTCAAGTGGTCCTGTGAAAGATGAGGTGGATGAACTCCGGAGAGGAGAGTGAAGTTGTGTCCGGCAATAACACAGTGACCTCCGGTCCCTGATGACTCTGGCCAGCGTTTGTGGTATTGCTGCGCTTGTGTGGTTCCCTCTGAGTGAACAAGTGATCACTGTTCACTgtttatcctctctctctctctctctctctctctctcagtgtgaaaCCAGGGACTTCCTGTTCGTCACgcttctctctcgctcgcccaCGCACATTCACCCTGtgtttctttctcctttctctctccctctccggcTTCAGgtcttcctttttctctctttcaggtTATATACCGTTAGCAGTGCTGCTGTGCTTTGCTttcttgtgtgcgtgtgtgcgcacgtgtgcctgtgtgtgtgtgtgtgtgtgagtgtgtatctgagagtatgtttttatgtatgtgtggatgtgtgtgtgtgtatgtgtgtgtgtatatgcatgtgtgtgtgtgtgtgtgtgtatgagcgtgcatgtttgtatctgtgtacgtgtgtgggtgtgtgtgcgtgtgggtgtgtgtgtgtgtacgcttgtgtgtgtgtatgtgtgtgtgtatatgcatgtgtgtgtgtgtgtgtgtgtgtgtatgagcgtgcatgtttgtatctgtgtgcatgtgtgtgtctttgtttgtatgtatgtatgtggtatgcatgtgtgtgtgtgtgtgtacgtgtgtgtgtgtttgtgtgtgtgtatgtgcgtgcatgtttgtatctgtgtacgtgtgtgtgtgtgtgtgtttgttgtatatgtatgtatgtgtgtatgcggtatgcatgtgtgtgtgtttgtgtgtatgcggtatgcatgtgtgtgtgtttgtgtgtatgcggtatgcatgtgtgtgtacgcgtgtgtgtgtttgtgtgtgtgtatgtgcgtgcatgtttgtatctgtgtatgtgtgtgtgtgtgtgtttatatgtatgtatgtgtgtatgcggtatgcatgtgtgtgtgtttgtgtgtatgcggtatgcatgtgtgtgtacgtgtgtgtgtgtgtgtgtgtttgtgtgtgtatgtgcgtgcatgtttgtatctgtgtatgtgtgtgtgtgtgtgtgtgtgtgtttgtttatatgtctgtatgtgtgtatgcggtatgcatgtgtgtgtgtgtgtttatatgtatgtatgtgtgtatgcggtatgcatgtgtgtgtgtttgtgtgtatgcggtatgcatgtgtgtgtacgcgtgtgtgtgcgtgtgtgtgtgtgtgtgtgtgtgtatgtgcgtgcatgtttgtatctgtgtatgtgtgtgtgtgtgtgtttatatgtctgtatgtgtgtatgcggtatgcatgtgtgtgtgtttgtgtgtatgtatgtgtgtatgcggtatgcatgtgtgtgtgcgtgttttaaACACACAACGGCTGCATTAGCGGGACAGAAATGAAGTATGGGGTGAATCTGAGAGTGTAAGGGTCCCTGGGAGAGGCCAGGATCGAAGAGCTCAAAATGGCAAATTAGGTGCCCTTCTGACTAAGATAAACCCTGTCAGGACATTGTGCATCTTTCATCTGATGTGCTTATTTGCAACTCTGAGGCTTCGTAAATGTGCaacagaatgttttttccaCAGAGTTCATACCCTTTCTTTGGTTTAGAAAAAAGGGTCACACCCGATTTTATCAGGTTGTCATGAACGCAGactttctctccctgtttttttttataaagcatttttctGAATGACAATGACAGGAATAAGCAAGCACAACACAATCTCTGAGAATAGTCATCCTGAACGAGGGAGTGATCTGACTCACTGATGTTGATGCGCTGTTATTTGTACCTCTTCCGACTGATATGGATTTGATCAGATAGCAATAAGTAGTAAATTTTACGTAGATACACCTCACTAgaactttgtgggtttttgCTATCCATCAGTTGATGATGCTTTTAAAAACTCCCAAACTGTGGGTTTATGATGGGTAAAGCTGAGTGAAGAACGTCAACATTCTTGTGAATCAACGGGTAAAATTCTCCGGTGGGCGATAGTTTTTTCTCAGCATTGTCGCAGCATTGCTACGTGGCGCATTTG encodes:
- the il10ra gene encoding interleukin-10 receptor subunit alpha translates to MDYNSWTFTFVLLYLLWRYGASHKLQSPRNVSVVLRDGEVTLVWVHPAQAPSEAYYKVQLTKYSRVSNWTTVPGCEQVLSTHCDLTYFTTSKDLYWARVQMVKGEMTSQWSKSKRFCRQDSELLPPTFTLSSSSTSVKVTVHRSQALKDTFPHRLFYTYHLQEKVQDNAVNKTFVWERTTEEENDVEFDYLTWGHEYCVHVEVEHFTGIAKSVSSPDQCVLLPQPGWYTAAIVVAISVSSVGVLGLLSLLLYCFLWWPKALPSTLKSPRSAWHPLILGDVPVEKVTDQGWFLISQKKSGEQGVKRKVMEEEEGQMRRGSMDSGVSVDQSPSEKGGGGEGDGGDGRKQEDSGCGSLGETDGDSDSSSSSRRASEERPLLDGRNHGGDSPQKEDSGLGLGCGIRYSDMRKEDCELLPVEAVETGDGYRSQRPSFVVVQEVEREKPSEGITGETDTSIAITVGYRPSQFSCVCQGKGLCLWCQSVTPLPTKEHSVSSYPTADHSDQLPSFSVTCIPDSYLRKTSPHNGGDLVHRDTSFVCHIPQISSNESDPLLISVPQLPLVCGVLESSVNALSLSLRDVELTFG